A single Flavobacterium sp. 1 DNA region contains:
- a CDS encoding peptidoglycan-binding protein yields MQKTFYQKELLIKATQQRKGVNNNKKDIEKIQSWLNLFAMQNTNSGTATGIDGDFGPATEKAVLNFQKFNSLPQTGSVDQKLFDILTSPLKKAFESPVSGSNLRELILNTAKNHLKNNPFELVINNQSNSGPWVRSYMDGHEGTDWFWCMGFVQAIIDQAASIQGKNFKTLMPLTYNCDTVGTTGIQKKILTRYQLATTNPALVKPADIFLIQKTPNDWFHTGIVTAIHGDIIETIEGNTNSDGSHNGNAVMNRIRNFKQSKIDFFSIASLVV; encoded by the coding sequence ATGCAAAAAACATTCTACCAAAAAGAGCTGCTTATTAAAGCCACTCAACAAAGAAAAGGAGTAAATAATAACAAAAAAGATATTGAAAAAATTCAGTCGTGGCTTAATTTATTTGCTATGCAAAATACAAACTCAGGAACTGCAACGGGTATCGATGGTGATTTTGGTCCCGCAACTGAGAAAGCAGTACTGAATTTTCAAAAGTTCAACAGCTTGCCCCAAACTGGAAGTGTAGATCAAAAACTATTCGATATACTCACATCACCTCTCAAAAAAGCTTTTGAAAGTCCCGTATCTGGCAGTAATTTAAGAGAATTAATTCTGAATACAGCCAAAAACCATCTTAAAAATAATCCTTTTGAACTTGTGATCAACAATCAAAGTAATTCTGGTCCATGGGTGCGAAGTTATATGGACGGACATGAAGGAACCGACTGGTTTTGGTGCATGGGATTTGTACAAGCTATAATTGATCAAGCGGCTTCTATCCAAGGTAAAAACTTCAAAACTTTAATGCCGTTGACCTATAACTGTGATACTGTTGGCACAACCGGTATTCAAAAAAAAATACTTACTCGTTATCAGCTAGCCACAACAAATCCTGCTCTGGTAAAACCTGCAGATATATTTTTGATTCAAAAAACGCCAAACGATTGGTTTCATACCGGAATTGTAACTGCGATTCATGGTGATATAATCGAAACTATCGAAGGGAATACCAATTCCGATGGTTCTCATAACGGAAACGCAGTCATGAACCGGATTCGAAACTTTAAACAATCCAAAATTGACTTTTTTTCAATTGCATCATTAGTAGTATGA
- a CDS encoding ATP-binding protein produces the protein MLFQTLKSYIFSSLSNEIGPNYNFQNTFSEILKRETTHAESVILLLALVPHVLPNFLDTIIKDVFPEGGEISELGGIRLDNHRGMLPTGETIQYILAKEDINYRLEIQDLFSPNHWFFKENILFLGDVKEGEPLMSGRIILQPEMVHLLFFGEKLKPKFGPNFPAQEVTTKMEWGDLVVNQNTQDHIKQIKLWLKHQDQLRHDWGMAKQIAPGYRSLFYGPSGTGKTLTATLLGKEFSKEVYRINLSQVVSKYIGETEKNLEKIFIQAENKDWILLFDEADALFGKRTQTKSSNDKYANQEVSYLLQRVENFNGLVILTSNFKNNIDDAFLRRFNSIIHFNKPTAEERLKLWENCMPQKTKLKDHYILETAAKNYELNGAQIVSAMAFACLQTLDENTTVISSQHILKGIELEYNKEEKLFITAALI, from the coding sequence ATGCTATTTCAAACTCTAAAATCTTATATTTTTTCTAGCCTTTCAAATGAGATAGGGCCAAATTATAATTTCCAAAACACTTTTTCAGAAATATTAAAAAGAGAAACAACTCATGCTGAGTCCGTAATCCTATTATTGGCTTTAGTCCCGCATGTACTGCCCAATTTTCTTGACACAATCATAAAAGATGTATTTCCAGAGGGTGGTGAAATTTCAGAATTGGGAGGAATTCGGTTAGATAATCACAGAGGAATGTTACCTACTGGGGAAACCATACAATATATTTTGGCTAAAGAGGATATCAACTACCGATTGGAAATTCAAGATTTATTCTCTCCTAATCACTGGTTTTTCAAAGAAAATATTTTATTTCTGGGTGATGTAAAAGAAGGCGAGCCTTTGATGAGCGGACGCATTATTTTACAACCCGAAATGGTTCACCTGTTATTTTTTGGCGAAAAACTAAAACCTAAATTTGGTCCAAACTTTCCAGCACAAGAAGTCACCACCAAGATGGAATGGGGAGACTTGGTCGTAAATCAGAATACTCAAGATCACATCAAACAAATTAAACTTTGGCTGAAACATCAAGATCAATTGCGTCACGATTGGGGAATGGCCAAACAAATTGCACCTGGCTACCGAAGTCTATTTTATGGCCCGTCAGGTACTGGAAAAACACTTACTGCTACTTTGCTGGGGAAAGAATTTTCGAAAGAAGTGTACCGCATTAATTTATCACAAGTCGTTTCCAAATACATTGGCGAGACCGAAAAAAACCTTGAAAAAATATTCATTCAAGCCGAGAATAAGGATTGGATTCTTCTTTTTGACGAAGCCGACGCCTTATTTGGAAAACGAACACAGACCAAATCTTCTAATGATAAATATGCTAATCAGGAAGTCAGCTATTTATTGCAAAGGGTCGAAAATTTTAACGGCTTGGTAATTCTGACATCTAATTTTAAAAATAATATTGATGATGCTTTTTTAAGAAGATTTAATTCTATTATTCATTTTAACAAACCCACAGCCGAAGAACGTTTGAAATTATGGGAGAATTGCATGCCCCAAAAAACAAAACTCAAAGATCATTACATCCTCGAAACAGCAGCCAAAAATTATGAACTCAATGGTGCACAAATAGTGTCGGCAATGGCTTTTGCCTGTTTACAAACACTTGATGAAAACACTACTGTAATCAGTTCTCAACATATTTTGAAAGGAATTGAATTGGAATATAATAAAGAGGAAAAACTTTTTATTACGGCAGCTTTGATTTAG
- the gdhA gene encoding NADP-specific glutamate dehydrogenase, which yields MSQTITDFIELVAKKNPNEPEFMQAVTEVAETVIPFIEENKKYQNKMILERMVESDRIIMFRVVWTDDKGDTQVNRGYRIQMNSAIGPYKGGIRFHPSVNLSILKFLAFEQTFKNSLTTLPMGGGKGGADFDPKGKSDNEVMRFCQAFMTELSKHIGADTDVPAGDIGVGGREVGYMFGQFKRLRNEFTGVLTGKGISFGGSLIRPEATGYGDVYFAQSMLATKGESFSGKTVVISGSGNVAQYAAEKATQLGGKVVTLSDSAGYIYDADGIDAEKLAHVMYIKNELRGRISDYTAKYPNAKFVAGKRPWEVKCDVALPCATQNELNEDEAKTLVANGCICVAEGANMPSTPEAVHVFQKAKILFAPGKASNAGGVATSGLEMSQNSLRLSWTSEEVDERLKMIMKDIHASCVKYGTDATGFTDYVRGANIAGFVKVADAMLAQGVV from the coding sequence ATGTCACAAACTATTACAGATTTTATAGAATTGGTTGCCAAAAAAAATCCGAACGAACCGGAATTTATGCAGGCTGTTACAGAAGTTGCAGAAACAGTAATCCCTTTCATCGAAGAAAATAAAAAATATCAAAACAAAATGATCTTGGAAAGAATGGTCGAGTCAGATCGTATCATTATGTTTCGGGTGGTTTGGACAGACGATAAAGGTGACACACAAGTAAATAGAGGATACCGTATTCAAATGAATTCGGCTATCGGGCCATATAAAGGAGGAATCCGTTTTCATCCTTCCGTAAATTTAAGTATTTTGAAGTTCTTGGCTTTTGAACAAACCTTCAAAAACAGTTTGACAACACTGCCAATGGGCGGCGGAAAAGGCGGAGCTGATTTTGATCCAAAAGGAAAATCAGATAACGAAGTAATGCGTTTTTGTCAAGCCTTCATGACTGAATTATCCAAGCATATTGGAGCTGATACCGATGTGCCTGCTGGAGATATTGGTGTTGGAGGAAGAGAAGTAGGATACATGTTTGGTCAGTTCAAAAGATTAAGAAACGAATTTACAGGAGTTTTAACAGGTAAAGGAATTTCTTTTGGAGGATCATTAATCCGTCCGGAAGCAACTGGATACGGAGATGTATATTTTGCACAAAGTATGCTGGCTACCAAAGGGGAAAGCTTTTCTGGGAAAACTGTTGTAATCTCTGGATCTGGAAACGTTGCACAATATGCAGCTGAAAAAGCAACTCAATTAGGAGGTAAAGTAGTAACGCTATCAGATTCCGCTGGATATATCTATGATGCAGACGGAATTGATGCTGAAAAATTAGCTCATGTAATGTATATTAAAAATGAGTTAAGAGGAAGAATCAGTGATTACACTGCTAAATATCCAAATGCTAAATTTGTAGCTGGTAAACGTCCTTGGGAAGTAAAATGTGATGTTGCCTTACCTTGTGCGACTCAAAATGAGCTGAACGAAGACGAAGCAAAAACACTTGTTGCTAACGGATGTATCTGTGTTGCCGAAGGAGCAAACATGCCTTCAACACCAGAAGCAGTTCACGTTTTCCAAAAAGCTAAAATTTTATTTGCACCAGGAAAAGCTTCCAATGCGGGCGGCGTTGCCACTTCAGGACTTGAAATGTCACAAAACTCATTGCGTTTAAGCTGGACTTCTGAAGAAGTGGACGAAAGATTAAAAATGATCATGAAAGATATCCACGCCTCCTGTGTAAAATATGGCACCGATGCTACAGGTTTTACAGACTACGTGAGAGGAGCCAACATCGCCGGATTTGTAAAAGTAGCCGATGCTATGCTTGCTCAAGGAGTGGTATAA
- the lgt gene encoding prolipoprotein diacylglyceryl transferase: MIALYINWDFDSEIINIFGFPLKYYGLLFACGLLLCMYILKGIFKEENLKDSAHEALFVYGIIGIFVGARLGHCLFYDFDYYSKNLLEIILPIKKSLNGDYKFIGFAGLASHGGTVGLIISLYLYSKKYKIKYLKILDLIAIVAPLGATFIRLANLMNSEMIGNPTTMPWAFIFKRIDNIPRHPAQLYEAVSYFIIFIIIFSIYKTKNIKFGNGFYFGLAITLIFTMRILIEFVKINQVEFEEGMKLNMGQILSIPFIIIGMYFVSKNLIKKEVN; the protein is encoded by the coding sequence ATGATTGCATTATACATAAACTGGGATTTTGACTCAGAAATAATTAATATTTTCGGATTCCCATTAAAATATTATGGACTTTTATTTGCTTGTGGTTTACTTTTATGCATGTACATTCTTAAAGGAATTTTTAAAGAAGAAAACTTAAAAGACAGTGCACACGAAGCATTATTTGTTTACGGAATAATTGGAATTTTTGTCGGAGCCAGATTAGGGCATTGTTTATTTTATGACTTTGATTATTACTCAAAAAATCTATTGGAAATTATTCTGCCCATTAAAAAATCTTTAAATGGAGATTATAAATTTATCGGATTTGCAGGCTTGGCAAGCCACGGCGGAACAGTTGGTCTGATTATTTCACTTTATCTATATTCGAAAAAATACAAAATAAAATATCTTAAAATCCTTGATTTAATTGCAATTGTTGCGCCGCTTGGAGCCACATTTATAAGACTTGCGAACTTAATGAACTCTGAAATGATTGGTAATCCAACAACAATGCCCTGGGCATTTATTTTTAAACGTATTGACAATATACCAAGACATCCAGCCCAGCTTTATGAAGCGGTCTCCTATTTTATAATTTTTATAATAATTTTCAGCATATACAAAACTAAAAACATAAAATTTGGAAATGGTTTTTACTTTGGTTTAGCAATAACTTTAATTTTCACAATGAGAATTTTAATTGAGTTTGTAAAAATAAATCAAGTAGAATTTGAAGAAGGAATGAAATTAAATATGGGGCAGATATTGAGTATTCCGTTTATAATAATTGGAATGTATTTTGTGTCAAAAAATCTAATAAAAAAAGAAGTAAACTAA
- the recO gene encoding DNA repair protein RecO, which yields MQVKTKAIVISALKFQEKSLIVKCFTLSNGLKSYFVRDAFSSRKASQKMAYFQPLTIIEIEAVHKNKGTLENFKEVKISSPFHSIHSDIFKSTMVLFLSEILHHSIHEEEKNESLFTFLETALHWLDQHDEISNFHLILMLETTKYLGFYPDTSDIDMPFFEMIEGIFTPFHAISSLTEHETQLFKKLIQLKFDNDQKTFHVIERQLLLKILIDYYSFHLDGFKRPKSLDVLKEVFLDV from the coding sequence TTGCAAGTCAAAACCAAAGCCATCGTTATATCTGCTTTAAAATTTCAAGAAAAAAGCTTGATTGTAAAGTGTTTTACTTTATCCAATGGATTGAAGTCGTACTTTGTGCGGGATGCTTTTTCGTCTCGAAAAGCAAGTCAAAAAATGGCTTATTTTCAGCCTTTGACAATTATCGAGATTGAAGCCGTTCATAAAAACAAAGGAACTTTGGAAAATTTCAAAGAAGTAAAAATATCGTCCCCTTTTCATTCGATACATTCGGATATTTTCAAAAGCACTATGGTTTTGTTTCTCTCCGAAATTCTGCATCATTCGATACATGAAGAAGAAAAAAACGAATCGTTGTTTACTTTTCTAGAAACCGCTTTACATTGGTTAGACCAGCACGATGAAATCTCCAATTTTCATTTAATTTTGATGTTGGAAACTACAAAATACCTTGGGTTTTATCCAGATACGTCAGATATCGACATGCCTTTTTTCGAAATGATTGAAGGTATTTTCACTCCTTTTCATGCCATTAGTTCACTCACAGAACATGAAACGCAATTGTTCAAAAAACTAATTCAGCTGAAATTTGATAACGATCAAAAAACGTTTCATGTCATTGAAAGACAATTGCTCTTGAAAATTTTAATCGATTACTACAGTTTTCATCTTGATGGGTTCAAAAGGCCAAAATCGTTGGATGTTTTAAAAGAAGTTTTTCTTGATGTTTAA
- a CDS encoding T9SS type A sorting domain-containing protein yields MQKRLLYLLFLFVVQITFAQSNLSWQGYFSYTQIKAVSESPKAIYAASENALFSKDNSTNIIKTTTTVDGLAGETITALYYSPTFNKTIVGYQNGLLTVINEADGSMLRVVDIINKNLPANIKRINNFMEYNGIVYVSTDFGIVQFNLTTSQFGDTYFIGDNGAEIKVSQTAIHSGFIYAATSNGIRKGNIANTNLIDYEQWQVTATGNWFGVASLGTELYAVNAAGYIHKYDSASNTFNGFLQLSEATANFRSTADYLIVTTPNSVLIYNKQMVLQRQINKDQILKMNSAFSCATIIDAVIFMGTTENGLITTSLSGASAFDNITPIGPSRNNIFALQVTPTQFWTVYGDYDNFYNPYPLDDLGISKYTTAGWLNIPFDEVLGAKSMTRIAINPANENDVYASSYFSGLLKIQSDSPTILYNQSNSSLESLTIDPPNPNYIDIRIGGTAFDKSGNLWINNSRVANGLKMLSSGGQWKTYAMDKIITTPGSNDFGTMVIDKYGTKWMSTNINGVIGFNESSNTFKKMTFGADQGNLPIKDVRTLAVDTKNQLWIGTTKGLRVLYNVNAFTTESQLTAESIIIIEDGLAQELLYEQFITDIEVNGANEKWIATADAGVFLVSSNGQETKYHFTTDNSPLPSNVINDISINKSTGEVFIATSKGLISFKGIATSASDNLNNVYVYPNPVRPEYEGTVKINGLLNKANVKITDVAGNLVFEATTEGGTLEWDTTAFGKYKVASGVYMIFVSAQDGSETKVKKVMIIR; encoded by the coding sequence ATGCAAAAAAGACTTTTATACCTGCTTTTTTTATTCGTGGTTCAAATCACTTTTGCCCAAAGCAATTTGTCTTGGCAGGGATATTTCTCTTATACCCAAATCAAAGCCGTTTCCGAATCGCCAAAAGCAATTTACGCCGCTTCCGAAAACGCCTTGTTCTCTAAAGATAACAGCACCAACATTATAAAAACTACCACAACAGTCGATGGACTTGCTGGCGAAACCATTACCGCATTGTATTACAGCCCAACTTTCAACAAAACGATTGTTGGATATCAAAACGGTTTGTTAACCGTAATCAACGAAGCCGATGGATCGATGCTTAGAGTTGTGGATATTATCAATAAAAATTTACCGGCAAACATAAAACGAATCAATAATTTCATGGAGTACAACGGAATTGTTTATGTCTCCACCGATTTTGGAATCGTTCAATTCAATTTAACCACTTCACAATTTGGCGACACTTATTTTATTGGCGACAATGGTGCCGAAATCAAAGTTTCTCAAACAGCAATTCACAGCGGATTTATTTATGCAGCAACATCCAATGGCATTCGAAAAGGAAATATCGCCAATACCAATTTAATAGATTACGAACAATGGCAAGTAACCGCAACAGGCAATTGGTTTGGAGTTGCCTCTTTAGGAACTGAATTGTATGCTGTAAATGCAGCGGGCTATATTCATAAATACGATTCGGCATCCAATACGTTTAATGGCTTTTTGCAATTATCAGAGGCTACAGCTAATTTTCGATCCACCGCCGATTATTTGATTGTGACAACACCCAATTCAGTTTTGATTTACAATAAACAAATGGTACTGCAGCGTCAGATAAATAAAGATCAGATTCTGAAGATGAATTCAGCTTTCAGCTGTGCCACTATAATTGATGCTGTTATTTTTATGGGGACCACCGAAAACGGATTGATTACGACTTCACTTTCAGGTGCTTCAGCATTTGATAACATAACCCCAATTGGGCCATCCCGAAATAATATTTTTGCTCTGCAGGTTACACCAACACAGTTTTGGACAGTCTATGGGGATTATGATAATTTTTATAATCCATATCCATTGGACGATTTGGGAATTAGTAAATACACAACAGCTGGATGGTTAAATATTCCTTTTGATGAGGTGCTTGGTGCCAAATCCATGACCCGAATTGCAATCAATCCAGCCAACGAAAACGATGTGTATGCGAGTTCTTATTTTTCAGGTTTATTAAAAATACAAAGCGATAGTCCAACTATTTTATACAATCAAAGCAATAGCAGTTTAGAATCTTTAACTATTGATCCGCCGAATCCTAATTATATCGATATTAGAATCGGAGGGACGGCCTTTGATAAATCGGGGAATTTATGGATTAACAATTCTAGAGTAGCCAATGGTTTGAAAATGCTAAGTTCTGGCGGACAATGGAAGACTTATGCCATGGATAAAATTATAACGACACCTGGCAGTAATGATTTTGGGACTATGGTTATTGATAAGTATGGGACAAAATGGATGTCAACCAATATAAATGGCGTAATTGGTTTTAACGAAAGCAGTAATACATTCAAAAAAATGACTTTTGGCGCAGATCAGGGAAATTTGCCAATAAAAGATGTTCGGACTCTTGCCGTGGATACCAAAAATCAGCTTTGGATTGGAACTACAAAAGGATTGAGAGTTTTGTATAATGTGAACGCCTTTACAACCGAAAGCCAGTTAACAGCCGAAAGTATTATTATTATAGAAGATGGTCTTGCTCAAGAACTGCTTTACGAACAGTTTATAACTGACATCGAAGTAAATGGTGCTAATGAAAAATGGATTGCAACTGCAGATGCCGGCGTATTTTTGGTTTCTTCAAACGGACAAGAAACCAAGTATCATTTTACCACAGACAATTCTCCTTTGCCAAGTAATGTGATAAACGACATCAGCATCAATAAGAGTACTGGCGAAGTCTTTATAGCTACTTCCAAAGGTTTGATTTCTTTCAAGGGAATTGCTACATCGGCTAGCGATAATCTAAATAATGTATATGTGTACCCTAATCCCGTTCGTCCAGAATATGAAGGGACTGTAAAAATAAACGGACTGCTCAATAAAGCCAACGTAAAAATTACCGATGTTGCGGGAAATCTAGTATTCGAAGCCACTACTGAGGGCGGAACTTTAGAATGGGACACCACTGCTTTTGGGAAATACAAAGTGGCATCTGGGGTGTACATGATTTTTGTCTCTGCTCAAGACGGGAGTGAAACCAAGGTTAAGAAAGTGATGATTATAAGGTAG
- a CDS encoding DUF4157 domain-containing protein — translation MNHSPIHIESKPKTAKPNVPFFGSAIQKKLSVGSANDTYEVEADIMADKVMRMQESQQGTVSYSGSLVQRKCAHCEEEEKIQKKLLADNITPLIQRSSNSEDGNHASDYVENQINSSKGGGSSMDNGTKKFMESRFGIDFSGVRIHTGSQAVQMSRELNAQAFTVGNDVYFNEGKYNPNSESGRHLLAHELTHTVQQGDEINRKIIQKSCGISEIGIPVGCTGETSVDLPEGLKYLFNVNCDEFSGDNGRDLRISAEHYNNGDTIEIHGLSSEEGPIDFNVNLSCARAIKAKEIIENVAISKGFHFNIIVYSHGPQNVGSASLNRSVLIVQSGNIVPPVIETETPPVPEIPTGTNDCSDPAYCTPYTTSTEIIDARNYLLTYFIPILEGYFGSDVGDLWRSFLSRRPGDSLSPRVFDTAGNSIYESFSNNNYISDEVDNVLDLVSTRLSRGYGNVTQRIENFISESEKQLSTNFANAYTIPGNIAGGIGSSDAGLDSRRITWGNVSFNITELPLGSRMVTIEVFLNFEVKDAIDFCPGDCGAILEQMLATIKMSRLEASREAYDVPFVVRFPGPRRTKTVFV, via the coding sequence ATGAACCACTCACCAATCCATATAGAATCTAAACCAAAAACGGCAAAACCCAATGTCCCGTTTTTTGGTTCTGCCATTCAAAAAAAACTGAGTGTAGGTTCTGCCAATGACACTTATGAAGTAGAAGCAGATATTATGGCTGATAAAGTAATGCGGATGCAGGAATCTCAACAGGGAACTGTATCTTATTCAGGTTCATTAGTACAAAGAAAATGTGCACATTGCGAAGAAGAAGAGAAAATTCAAAAGAAACTTTTAGCGGATAATATTACACCTTTAATTCAACGTTCATCAAATTCTGAAGATGGAAATCATGCATCAGATTACGTAGAAAATCAAATCAATAGTTCAAAAGGAGGAGGTTCTTCTATGGATAACGGAACAAAAAAATTCATGGAAAGCCGTTTTGGGATTGATTTTTCAGGAGTTCGCATACACACGGGAAGTCAAGCGGTGCAAATGAGTCGAGAACTAAATGCACAAGCCTTTACAGTAGGCAATGATGTTTATTTTAATGAAGGAAAATACAATCCGAACTCAGAATCGGGTAGACACTTGCTTGCGCATGAGTTAACGCATACGGTACAGCAAGGAGATGAGATAAATAGAAAAATTATTCAAAAATCTTGTGGAATTTCAGAAATAGGAATACCAGTAGGGTGTACTGGCGAAACAAGTGTAGATTTACCAGAAGGCCTTAAATATTTATTTAATGTTAATTGTGATGAGTTTTCAGGAGATAATGGTCGTGATTTAAGAATAAGTGCCGAACATTATAATAATGGTGATACTATTGAAATTCATGGGTTATCTAGTGAAGAAGGACCTATTGATTTTAATGTTAATTTGTCTTGTGCAAGAGCAATAAAAGCTAAAGAAATCATTGAAAATGTTGCCATTTCAAAGGGATTTCATTTTAATATTATTGTGTATAGTCATGGCCCCCAGAATGTAGGTTCTGCATCTTTAAATAGAAGTGTGCTAATTGTTCAATCAGGAAATATAGTGCCTCCAGTTATAGAAACAGAGACACCTCCAGTTCCAGAAATACCAACAGGAACAAACGACTGTAGTGATCCAGCATATTGTACTCCATATACTACTTCTACTGAGATTATTGATGCTAGAAATTATCTGTTAACTTATTTTATTCCAATATTAGAGGGTTACTTCGGTTCTGATGTTGGTGATTTATGGAGGTCATTTTTATCAAGAAGACCAGGAGACAGTTTAAGCCCAAGGGTGTTCGATACTGCGGGAAACAGTATTTATGAGTCTTTTAGTAATAACAATTATATATCTGATGAGGTGGACAATGTCTTAGATTTAGTTTCAACCAGACTTAGTCGAGGTTATGGAAATGTAACTCAAAGGATTGAAAATTTCATTAGCGAATCTGAGAAGCAACTTTCAACAAATTTTGCTAATGCTTATACAATTCCAGGGAACATAGCTGGAGGAATTGGAAGTAGTGATGCTGGTCTCGATTCTAGGAGAATTACATGGGGAAATGTTTCTTTTAATATAACAGAATTGCCGTTAGGAAGTAGAATGGTTACCATAGAAGTATTTCTAAATTTTGAAGTCAAAGATGCTATAGATTTTTGTCCAGGTGACTGTGGCGCAATTTTAGAACAAATGTTAGCAACAATAAAAATGAGTAGATTAGAAGCCAGTAGAGAAGCTTATGATGTTCCATTTGTTGTAAGATTCCCTGGTCCGAGAAGAACTAAAACAGTTTTTGTCTGA